A stretch of DNA from Allomeiothermus silvanus DSM 9946:
CCTAGCCAGCGCTGCCCCGATAGCAAAAGGCAAGCCCACTCCCATGGTACCCAGGCCACCGGAGTTAATCCAGGAACGAGGCCTGTCGAACTTGAAAAACTGCGCGGTGAACATCTGGTGCTGGCCTACTCCGCTCGTCACGATGGCCTTGCCCCCGGTGGCCTCCCAGAAAGCCTGGATGACCTCCTGGCTTTGCAGATGAGGCTTGGGTTTGAAGGAGAAGGGGTGCTTGGTCTTCCACTCGTTGAGCTCTTCCCACCATTGGCCGATCTTGAGCGGGCGGGCTCCTTTGGCCAGTTCCCCCGCGACCCACTTAGCATCACCCACCACCGGGATGTGCGTGTTGACCAGCTTGCCGATCTCGGCCGGGTCAATGTCCACGTGGATTATGGTGTGGGCGTTAGGGGCAAAGCGCGAGACCTTTCCGGTCACCCGGTCATCGAAGCGTAATCCGATGGCGAGGATGACATCAGCGTGGTGAATAGCGCGGTTGGCAGCTACCGAGCCGTGCATTCCTGGCATTCCTAGGCACTGCTTATGGGTTCCAGGGAAAGCCCCCAGGCCCATCAGGGTGGGAATCACCGGGATGCCAGTCTGCTCGGCGAACTCGATGAGTTCAGGGGCGGCGTGCTGGGCACCACCGCCCACCATCAGCACCGGCTTTTGGGCGATCTCCAAGGCCTCCAGGGCCCGCTCGATCTGGCGGGGGTGACCCTTGTAGGTGGGCTTATAGCCGGGAAGGTCGATCTCCACATCAAAGCTGCCGTTAAATTCGGCTAGCTGCACGTCCTTGGGCACATCCACCAACACCGGGCCCGGCCGTCCCGTAGCGGCGATGTAAAAAGCCTCGGCGATGATGCGGGGAATATCGTTCACGTTGCGAATTTGCACATTGTGCTTGGTGACCGGCTGGGTGATGCCCACCACGTCGGCCTCCTGAAAAGCAT
This window harbors:
- the ilvB gene encoding biosynthetic-type acetolactate synthase large subunit, which translates into the protein MNGAAAILRALERQGVEIIFGHPGGTIMPTYDALYDSPIRHILVRHEQGGVHAATAYARASGKVGVVMATSGPGALNLVTGLQDALMDSTAVVAITGNVPQALIGTDAFQEADVVGITQPVTKHNVQIRNVNDIPRIIAEAFYIAATGRPGPVLVDVPKDVQLAEFNGSFDVEIDLPGYKPTYKGHPRQIERALEALEIAQKPVLMVGGGAQHAAPELIEFAEQTGIPVIPTLMGLGAFPGTHKQCLGMPGMHGSVAANRAIHHADVILAIGLRFDDRVTGKVSRFAPNAHTIIHVDIDPAEIGKLVNTHIPVVGDAKWVAGELAKGARPLKIGQWWEELNEWKTKHPFSFKPKPHLQSQEVIQAFWEATGGKAIVTSGVGQHQMFTAQFFKFDRPRSWINSGGLGTMGVGLPFAIGAALARPGELVIDFDGDGSFQMTLQELATVKKYNLPVKIVILNNGFLGMVRQWQDLFHARRYSEVYLADSNPDFAKLAEAYGIKGITLTDRAKLADAVREVLEHDGPVLLEARVYHEEGVFPMIPSGGAAEDMIIENPRETVEAGD